One Thermoleophilaceae bacterium DNA window includes the following coding sequences:
- a CDS encoding MlaD family protein, translating into MALFRKKHPQDPGMSPFKAGVIAIVLIAIVCFWGFTKLNPFANPYKLNAVFHSANNIKPNSPVRIAGVNVGKVTGVSAIPGGQGAAKVTMEISKQGLPIHRDATAKIRERIFLEGNEFVDLQPGSPTTPVDKSGATIPIQQTATPVQFDQLLTALQSDTRKNLQGFLKEYSQGLADGGAQGWNHAVRAMPSAYRYGSLANEATLGTQPHDLSTIEKGQGRVFRALDVHEQDLKDLITNFNVTAGAFAREDVPLEQTIPALDSALRVGTPALQRLNGALPALRSFARTALPAVKSSGPTIDASMPFVTQARHLVSQQELKGLTRDLLTTMPSLAKLNHDSIPLLDETRQLSSCQNNVLLPFATTKIPDPDFPKNSGAFYQQVARTLPGLAGESRISDPNSGLFHIEVGAGPLTVTQSDGAGQQIFGQSTFPIEATRPAKPDSRPVDRPNVPCETQQPPDLHAPTQVASSGAIDKTSTTPLAPASAMAPDVRKAHLGAVAQSQKIASSVQRMQKGQPFVDPITNSSPKQQQKLAKQLGLEWKGNNLVNLRTGK; encoded by the coding sequence ATGGCTCTATTCCGCAAGAAGCATCCGCAGGACCCGGGCATGTCGCCGTTCAAGGCGGGCGTGATCGCCATCGTGCTGATCGCGATTGTGTGCTTCTGGGGGTTCACGAAGCTCAACCCGTTCGCGAACCCGTACAAGCTCAACGCGGTCTTCCACTCCGCGAACAACATCAAGCCGAACTCGCCGGTGCGCATCGCGGGCGTGAACGTGGGCAAGGTCACCGGCGTCTCCGCGATCCCGGGCGGCCAGGGCGCGGCGAAGGTGACGATGGAGATCTCGAAGCAGGGTCTCCCGATCCACAGGGACGCCACCGCCAAGATCCGCGAGCGGATCTTCCTCGAGGGCAACGAGTTCGTGGACCTGCAGCCGGGCTCGCCGACCACGCCGGTGGACAAGAGCGGCGCGACCATCCCGATCCAGCAGACGGCCACGCCGGTGCAGTTCGACCAGCTGCTCACCGCGCTCCAGTCGGACACGCGCAAGAACCTCCAGGGGTTCCTCAAGGAGTACTCGCAGGGCCTGGCCGACGGCGGCGCGCAGGGCTGGAACCACGCGGTGCGCGCGATGCCGAGCGCCTACCGCTACGGCTCGCTCGCCAACGAGGCCACGCTCGGCACTCAGCCGCACGACCTGTCGACGATCGAGAAGGGCCAGGGCAGGGTGTTCCGCGCGCTCGACGTTCACGAGCAGGACCTGAAGGACCTGATCACCAACTTCAACGTCACCGCCGGCGCCTTCGCCCGCGAGGACGTGCCGCTCGAGCAGACGATCCCGGCGCTCGACTCCGCGCTGCGCGTGGGCACGCCCGCGCTCCAGCGGCTCAACGGAGCGCTGCCGGCGCTGCGCTCGTTCGCGCGCACGGCGCTGCCCGCGGTGAAGTCCTCCGGGCCGACCATCGACGCCTCGATGCCGTTCGTCACCCAGGCCCGCCACCTGGTGAGCCAGCAGGAGCTGAAGGGCCTCACGCGGGACCTGCTCACCACGATGCCGTCGCTCGCCAAGCTCAACCACGACTCGATCCCGCTGCTCGACGAGACCCGCCAGCTCAGCTCGTGCCAGAACAACGTGCTGCTGCCGTTCGCCACCACGAAGATCCCGGATCCCGACTTCCCGAAGAACTCGGGCGCCTTCTACCAGCAGGTGGCGCGCACGCTGCCGGGCCTCGCCGGCGAGAGCCGCATCAGCGATCCGAACTCCGGCCTCTTCCACATCGAGGTGGGCGCGGGGCCGCTGACGGTCACCCAGTCGGACGGCGCGGGTCAGCAGATCTTCGGCCAGTCCACCTTCCCGATCGAGGCCACGCGCCCGGCGAAGCCGGACTCACGGCCGGTCGACCGCCCGAACGTGCCCTGTGAGACGCAGCAGCCGCCTGACCTGCACGCGCCCACGCAGGTCGCCTCGAGCGGCGCGATCGACAAGACGAGCACCACGCCGCTCGCGCCCGCGAGTGCGATGGCGCCCGACGTGCGCAAGGCGCACCTCGGCGCGGTGGCCCAGTCCCAGAAGATCGCCAGCTCCGTGCAGCGGATGCAGAAGGGCCAGCCGTTCGTGGACCCGATCACGAACTCGAGCCCGAAGCAGCAGCAGAAGCTCGCGAAGCAGCTCGGGCTCGAGTGGAAGGGCAACAACCTCGTGAACCTGAGGACGGGCAAGTGA
- a CDS encoding MlaD family protein yields MRTAIRKHLGDFLAILGLVALAVGVGGYIASHERLRFPFISSTPFPVNAAFTTAQAVTPGQGQTVRIAGVQVGSIGGVKLQNGHAVVRLDIDPKYRHLIHSDASALLRPKTGLKDMFVELDPGTKQAPLMPKNGTIPVQNTAPDINQDEILSSLDTDTRAYLQLLVNGLGQGLKGRSTDLRNVFKQLGPTHQDLARVAKAIAERRTNLRRLVHNYGQLTAELADKDHQITNLVDASNAVFQAFANENQNVSSAVAQLPGTLNTTAQTLQKVNTLAGVMRPSLDSLRPAFRSLNKANHQVLPFVKEAAPITKNQIRPFVRTARPYVSQSLKPASVNLARAIPDLDSSFHELNRFFNIGAYNPAGKQGISSNCENNGACSSAELNRKQPYLYWLAWVAQNSNSLFSTSDAEGPLRRALFMTDCNSLHALVDNLGPSADALFGPVTSVLTDAKFCGGASK; encoded by the coding sequence GTGAGGACCGCGATCCGAAAGCACCTCGGCGACTTCCTGGCGATCCTCGGGCTCGTGGCGCTCGCGGTGGGCGTCGGCGGCTACATCGCCTCACACGAGCGGCTGCGCTTCCCCTTCATCTCGTCCACGCCGTTCCCCGTGAACGCCGCGTTCACCACCGCGCAGGCGGTCACGCCGGGGCAGGGACAGACCGTGCGCATCGCGGGAGTGCAGGTGGGCTCGATCGGCGGCGTGAAGCTGCAGAACGGCCACGCGGTGGTGCGGCTCGACATCGACCCGAAGTACCGCCACCTGATCCACTCGGACGCCTCGGCGCTGCTGCGGCCGAAGACCGGCCTGAAGGACATGTTCGTGGAGCTCGACCCGGGCACGAAGCAGGCGCCGCTGATGCCGAAGAACGGCACGATCCCGGTGCAGAACACCGCGCCTGACATCAACCAGGACGAGATCCTCAGCTCGCTCGACACCGATACGCGGGCGTACCTCCAGCTGCTCGTGAACGGGCTCGGCCAGGGCCTGAAGGGGCGCTCCACGGACCTGCGCAACGTCTTCAAGCAGCTTGGCCCGACGCATCAGGACCTCGCGCGCGTGGCCAAGGCGATCGCCGAGCGGCGCACCAACCTCCGCCGGCTGGTGCACAACTACGGCCAGCTCACCGCCGAGCTGGCGGACAAGGACCACCAGATCACGAACCTGGTGGACGCGTCGAACGCCGTGTTCCAGGCGTTCGCCAACGAGAACCAGAACGTGTCGAGCGCCGTCGCGCAGCTGCCCGGCACGCTCAACACCACCGCGCAGACGCTCCAGAAGGTGAACACGCTCGCAGGCGTGATGCGCCCGAGCCTCGACTCCCTGCGGCCGGCGTTCCGCTCGCTGAACAAGGCGAACCACCAAGTGCTGCCGTTCGTGAAGGAGGCGGCGCCGATCACGAAGAACCAGATCCGCCCGTTCGTCCGCACCGCCCGGCCGTACGTGAGCCAGAGCCTCAAGCCGGCGTCGGTGAACCTCGCGCGGGCGATCCCGGATCTCGACAGCTCGTTCCACGAGCTCAACCGCTTCTTCAACATCGGCGCGTACAACCCGGCGGGCAAGCAGGGGATCTCGAGCAACTGCGAGAACAACGGCGCCTGCTCGTCGGCTGAGCTCAACCGCAAGCAGCCGTACCTCTACTGGCTCGCGTGGGTGGCGCAGAACTCGAACTCGCTGTTCTCCACCTCTGACGCCGAGGGCCCGCTGCGCCGCGCGCTCTTCATGACGGACTGCAACAGCCTCCACGCGCTCGTGGACAACCTCGGGCCGAGTGCCGACGCGCTGTTCGGCCCGGTGACGAGCGTCCTCACCGACGCCAAGTTCTGCGGAGGTGCGAGCAAGTAA
- a CDS encoding MlaD family protein, whose product MPKQAPSLGRILAMVVFALGCFGILLFLWVSFGGPIPLRPKGYEVKVNFPEATTLAKQADVRIAGVNVGKVVDMKLDKGGARTTVTLDIQKSFAPIPKDTKAILRQKTLLGETYVELSPGQRGPHGRNMLPDGATLANTQVEPTVQLDEIFRSFDAPTRQAFRQWVQQSAQTINGRSQDLNDALGNLQGFAEDGAGVLGVLDRQGADLHNLVKNTGVVFHALTQRQGVLRQLIVNSNNVFSATQARDKALAQVFFILPTFEDESKATLARLQTFAQNTHPLVNDLKPVADRLQPTVRDLSALAPQLTTFFKNKLPPLISAAKPNLPNGVRFLKGASPLMDGLHTFFPEFNPILSFANYYQAVLADFLSIGGAATLYKGVSPPENGVQMPTLSQFGVIDDRSVGLKTTIPTYDRGNAYIAPNAYTRATKFGVIESFSCANSKTGGEQKNPDPNAKEPPCYVQPPLLFDNKQFPNLQAGVAPVKPPPGPYDGSKPAQP is encoded by the coding sequence ATGCCCAAGCAGGCTCCAAGCCTCGGCCGCATCCTCGCCATGGTGGTGTTCGCGCTCGGCTGCTTCGGCATCCTGCTGTTCCTGTGGGTGTCGTTCGGCGGCCCGATCCCGCTGAGGCCGAAGGGCTACGAGGTGAAGGTGAACTTCCCCGAAGCCACCACGCTCGCCAAGCAGGCGGACGTGCGGATCGCGGGCGTGAACGTGGGCAAGGTCGTGGACATGAAGCTCGACAAGGGCGGCGCGCGCACCACCGTCACGCTCGACATCCAGAAGAGCTTTGCGCCCATCCCGAAGGACACGAAGGCGATCCTGCGGCAGAAGACGCTGCTGGGCGAGACCTACGTGGAGCTGTCGCCCGGCCAGCGCGGCCCGCACGGCCGCAACATGCTCCCGGATGGCGCCACGCTCGCGAACACGCAGGTGGAGCCCACCGTCCAGCTCGACGAGATCTTCAGGTCCTTCGACGCGCCCACGCGCCAGGCGTTCCGCCAGTGGGTGCAGCAGTCGGCGCAGACGATCAACGGCCGCAGCCAGGACCTGAACGACGCTCTCGGGAACCTCCAGGGCTTCGCCGAGGACGGTGCCGGAGTGCTGGGCGTGCTCGACCGCCAGGGCGCGGACCTGCACAACCTGGTGAAGAACACGGGCGTGGTCTTCCACGCGCTCACCCAGCGCCAGGGCGTGCTGCGCCAGCTGATCGTCAACTCCAACAACGTGTTCTCCGCCACCCAGGCGCGCGACAAGGCGCTGGCGCAGGTGTTCTTCATCCTCCCCACGTTCGAGGACGAGTCGAAGGCCACGCTGGCGCGGCTGCAGACGTTCGCTCAGAACACGCATCCGCTCGTGAACGACCTGAAGCCGGTGGCCGACCGCCTGCAGCCCACGGTGAGGGACCTCTCGGCGCTCGCGCCTCAGCTCACCACCTTCTTCAAGAACAAGCTGCCGCCCCTCATCAGCGCGGCCAAGCCGAACCTGCCGAACGGCGTGCGCTTCCTCAAGGGCGCGTCGCCGCTGATGGACGGGCTGCACACGTTCTTCCCGGAGTTCAACCCGATCCTCTCGTTCGCCAACTACTACCAAGCGGTGCTGGCGGACTTCCTCTCGATCGGCGGCGCCGCCACGCTGTACAAGGGCGTGAGCCCGCCGGAGAACGGCGTGCAGATGCCGACCCTCAGCCAGTTCGGCGTGATCGACGACCGCTCGGTGGGGCTGAAGACCACGATCCCCACCTATGACCGCGGCAACGCGTACATCGCGCCGAACGCCTACACGCGCGCGACGAAGTTCGGCGTGATCGAGAGCTTCAGCTGCGCGAACTCGAAGACCGGCGGCGAGCAGAAGAACCCGGATCCGAACGCGAAGGAGCCGCCCTGCTACGTGCAGCCGCCTCTCCTCTTCGACAACAAGCAGTTCCCGAACCTGCAGGCGGGCGTGGCGCCCGTGAAGCCGCCGCCCGGTCCGTACGACGGCAGCAAGCCGGCCCAGCCCTAG
- a CDS encoding MlaD family protein: protein MKRLASILVVIGALGAAVVLMGAKSGGGNAKTIKIVFDNAFGLTSGGDLKIGGVKAGQTTGFSVTNSFPPKAIVTAKITQPGFTSFREDASCRVRPQSLIGEYYVDCQPGTSKQPLPNNTVPVTQTQSTIPQDLIQDIMRRPYRERLRLIINELGTGLAGRPQDLNAVIHRADPGLQQTSRVLKILGDQNKVIQNFIVNSDTVINQLEQKKKDVARFIVEAAKTAETTASRRQAFQAQWHKLPAFLSELRPTMAKLGNLADQQTPLLADLQRAAPDLNTFFERLGPFSQASRPAFKSLGEASLKGTTALKDSRREVDQLAALSQGAPGLAKPLRQFLQTMDDRNRSVMNDPRAAATAPPAPDPTAYHKGQGFTGMEAFWNYVYWQTLAINPFDSISHVLRGLFIIGSPCAKYQTGDGYGTNAATTALFDKCNSWLGPYQPGVNAKDPTAQASYSKSSKAQANKPSLPGRGAPESTPKAGQPDISKPQIKLPPEVQQLLDTLKVPGSSPNLPQIPGQLPQDLQQLLQQLPPNVQQQIQALPLDQQIQALKKLQSGTTGGGGGGGSTPSLPALGASASQDSSNSNAQLLNFLLGQ from the coding sequence ATGAAGAGGCTCGCGTCAATTCTCGTGGTGATCGGCGCGCTCGGCGCGGCCGTGGTCCTCATGGGCGCGAAGTCCGGCGGCGGCAACGCGAAGACGATCAAGATCGTCTTCGACAACGCCTTCGGGCTCACGAGCGGCGGCGACCTGAAGATCGGCGGGGTGAAGGCCGGGCAGACCACCGGCTTCTCGGTGACGAACTCGTTCCCGCCGAAGGCGATCGTCACCGCCAAGATCACGCAGCCCGGCTTCACGTCGTTCCGCGAGGACGCGAGCTGCCGCGTGCGGCCGCAGTCGCTGATCGGCGAGTACTACGTGGACTGCCAGCCGGGCACGTCGAAGCAGCCGCTGCCGAACAACACCGTGCCGGTCACGCAGACGCAGTCCACGATCCCGCAGGACCTGATCCAGGACATCATGCGCCGCCCGTACCGCGAGCGCCTGCGCCTGATCATCAACGAGCTCGGCACCGGGCTCGCCGGCCGGCCGCAGGACCTCAACGCGGTGATCCACCGCGCCGACCCCGGCCTCCAGCAGACGAGCCGCGTCCTGAAGATCCTCGGCGATCAGAACAAGGTGATCCAGAACTTCATCGTCAACTCGGACACCGTCATCAACCAGCTCGAGCAGAAGAAGAAGGACGTGGCGCGCTTCATCGTCGAGGCCGCGAAGACCGCCGAGACGACCGCGTCGCGCCGCCAGGCCTTCCAGGCCCAGTGGCACAAGCTGCCGGCGTTCCTGTCCGAGCTCAGGCCGACGATGGCGAAGCTCGGCAACCTGGCGGACCAGCAGACGCCGCTGCTGGCTGACCTCCAGCGCGCCGCGCCGGACCTCAACACGTTCTTCGAGCGGCTCGGCCCGTTCTCGCAGGCGTCGCGGCCGGCGTTCAAGTCGCTCGGTGAGGCGTCGCTGAAGGGCACCACCGCGCTGAAGGACAGCCGTCGCGAGGTGGACCAGCTCGCCGCGCTGTCCCAGGGCGCGCCCGGCCTCGCCAAGCCGCTGCGCCAGTTCCTCCAGACGATGGACGACCGCAACCGCAGCGTGATGAACGACCCGCGCGCGGCGGCCACCGCCCCGCCCGCGCCGGACCCCACCGCCTACCACAAGGGCCAGGGCTTCACGGGCATGGAGGCGTTCTGGAACTACGTGTACTGGCAGACGCTCGCGATCAACCCGTTCGACTCGATCAGCCACGTGCTCCGCGGCCTGTTCATCATCGGCTCGCCGTGCGCGAAGTACCAGACGGGCGACGGCTACGGCACGAACGCCGCCACCACGGCTCTGTTCGACAAGTGCAACTCCTGGCTGGGCCCGTACCAGCCCGGAGTGAACGCGAAGGACCCGACGGCGCAGGCGTCCTACAGCAAGTCGTCCAAGGCGCAGGCGAACAAGCCCTCGCTGCCCGGCCGAGGCGCTCCCGAGTCGACGCCGAAGGCCGGCCAGCCGGACATTTCGAAGCCGCAGATCAAGCTGCCCCCCGAGGTGCAGCAGCTGCTGGACACGCTCAAGGTGCCGGGCTCGAGCCCGAACCTGCCCCAGATCCCCGGGCAGCTTCCGCAGGACCTGCAACAGCTGCTTCAGCAGTTGCCCCCGAATGTGCAGCAGCAGATTCAGGCGCTTCCGCTGGACCAGCAGATTCAGGCTCTCAAGAAGCTCCAGTCCGGCACCACGGGCGGTGGCGGCGGCGGCGGTAGCACGCCGTCCCTGCCCGCTCTCGGCGCGTCCGCCTCGCAGGACTCCTCGAACTCGAACGCACAGCTCCTCAACTTCCTACTCGGTCAATGA
- a CDS encoding adenylate/guanylate cyclase domain-containing protein: protein MERAYEWLYRRTGRRYLDVIGVIDFLSAGVISLGTLGILRLYIHMSDAQFLRIMIVSDLCILVALALGMWTLREDARRLRHWMAGEREGVDVTEVWRAAVGLPFQVVRQGDKRGILLVAIPVSAFATAELGLPVYSFIFLLLGALVAIAYSAILHFFAGEIALRPVVCELADSLPEAHAPGSVGVPLRWKLLGSVPLINVVTGVVVSGLSAGDRATIAGLGLSVVVAVVVAFTISLELTVLMARSVLRPVRDLIEATERVKAGDYSVRVPVISGDELGTLAQSFNQMMRGLSEREALHEAFASYVDPQVARRVLDEGTRIDGEETEVTIVFVDIRGFTTFAEHASAREAVAYVNDFLELVVPIVTRHGGHANKFVGDGLLAVFGAPARLPDHADHAVAAAAEMAGAVAERFGDRLRIGVGVSSGPVLAGTVGGGGKLDFTVIGDPVNVAARVEEVTRVTGDTVLVTEATQALLSDSAPPLEERGAIPLKGRRDPVRIYAVVDVAAEMVQTRTGAKSGTRSGR from the coding sequence GTGGAGCGCGCCTACGAGTGGCTGTACCGGCGCACGGGTCGGCGGTACCTCGACGTGATCGGGGTGATCGACTTCCTGTCCGCGGGAGTGATCTCGCTAGGCACGCTCGGGATCCTGCGGCTGTACATCCACATGTCGGACGCCCAGTTCCTGCGCATCATGATCGTGTCCGATCTGTGCATCCTGGTGGCGCTCGCCCTGGGCATGTGGACGCTGCGCGAGGACGCGCGCCGCCTGCGTCACTGGATGGCCGGCGAGCGCGAGGGTGTGGACGTGACGGAGGTGTGGCGAGCGGCCGTGGGACTGCCGTTCCAGGTGGTGCGGCAGGGGGACAAGCGCGGGATCCTGCTCGTTGCGATTCCCGTCTCCGCCTTCGCCACGGCCGAGCTCGGTCTCCCCGTCTACAGCTTCATCTTCCTGCTGCTCGGCGCACTCGTGGCGATCGCCTATTCGGCGATCCTCCACTTCTTCGCCGGCGAGATCGCGCTGCGGCCGGTGGTGTGCGAGCTGGCGGACAGCCTGCCGGAGGCGCACGCGCCGGGAAGCGTGGGCGTGCCGCTCCGCTGGAAGCTGCTCGGCTCGGTGCCGCTCATCAACGTGGTGACCGGGGTGGTGGTGAGCGGGCTATCGGCGGGCGACCGCGCGACGATCGCCGGGCTCGGGCTGAGCGTGGTGGTGGCGGTGGTGGTGGCGTTCACGATCTCGCTGGAGCTGACCGTGCTCATGGCGCGCTCGGTGCTGCGGCCCGTGCGCGACCTGATCGAGGCCACCGAGCGCGTGAAGGCCGGCGACTACTCGGTGCGCGTGCCCGTGATCTCGGGAGACGAGCTGGGCACGCTCGCGCAGTCGTTCAACCAGATGATGCGCGGGCTGAGCGAGCGCGAGGCGCTGCACGAGGCATTCGCGAGCTACGTGGATCCGCAGGTGGCCCGTCGCGTGCTCGACGAGGGCACGCGCATCGACGGCGAGGAGACGGAGGTGACGATCGTCTTCGTCGACATCCGCGGCTTCACCACCTTTGCCGAGCACGCCTCGGCCCGTGAGGCGGTGGCCTACGTGAACGACTTCCTGGAGCTCGTGGTGCCGATCGTGACCCGTCACGGCGGCCACGCCAACAAGTTCGTGGGCGACGGCCTGCTCGCCGTGTTCGGCGCGCCCGCCCGGCTGCCGGACCACGCGGACCACGCCGTGGCGGCCGCTGCCGAGATGGCGGGTGCCGTGGCCGAGCGCTTCGGCGACCGGCTGCGGATCGGGGTGGGGGTGAGCTCAGGTCCGGTGCTGGCCGGCACTGTGGGCGGCGGCGGCAAGCTCGACTTCACAGTGATCGGCGATCCGGTGAACGTGGCGGCGCGGGTGGAGGAGGTCACACGCGTGACCGGCGACACCGTCCTCGTCACCGAAGCCACGCAGGCGCTTCTGTCGGACTCGGCCCCTCCGCTCGAGGAACGCGGCGCGATCCCGCTCAAGGGGCGCCGCGATCCCGTGCGTATCTACGCAGTGGTGGACGTGGCCGCCGAAATGGTCCAAACTCGGACAGGGGCTAAGAGCGGGACGCGCAGTGGCCGATGA
- a CDS encoding MlaD family protein codes for MTTLIVIVAVFLAYNANNGLPFVPTYDVWAQLPSGANLVKGNEVRVGGFRVGVVDKIVPQYDPALHKTIARIHMKLDKSMQPLAKDSTLIVRQRSALGLKYVEITPGHSAQTYRAGDTIPLKFAGNPVEIDDVFGTFDTRTRKASQGALQGFGDAFAGRGESLNAAIGALNPFLVHLTPVMRNLADPSTQLNQFFKQIGNASAEVAPVAKVQAELFGKMADTFAAIDHSPPNLQAAIEKAPSTLDTGIASFKVQQPFLADFADLSHRLRPVASSLPHMLPALNTALKYGTPVLPKTVPLNQETGRLFDALDQLARNPNTFLALKDLTTTIAVGEPLLQYVAPYQTVCNQTVYFFTGLGGHMSEDVKGGTIERVLVRDDNTSNQPGKLGSSDNWRPADVPHNVSPYSTKLLGGDYAEVQHGQPYAPAIDSAGNADCQTGQNGYPNGPLPASGTPESGRYPPASEPNFNPDNPNDPFYLNQAGGSHNVVAPNTPGLAGPTFTGVKNLRDVP; via the coding sequence GTGACCACGCTGATCGTGATCGTGGCGGTGTTCCTCGCCTACAACGCGAACAACGGGCTGCCGTTCGTGCCCACGTACGACGTGTGGGCGCAGCTGCCGAGCGGCGCGAACCTGGTGAAGGGGAACGAGGTGCGCGTCGGCGGCTTCCGCGTGGGCGTGGTGGACAAGATCGTGCCCCAGTACGACCCGGCGCTTCACAAGACGATCGCGCGCATCCACATGAAGCTCGACAAGTCGATGCAGCCGCTGGCGAAGGACTCGACGCTGATCGTTCGCCAGCGCTCCGCTCTCGGCCTCAAGTACGTGGAGATCACGCCGGGCCATAGCGCGCAGACCTACCGCGCCGGCGACACGATCCCGCTCAAGTTCGCGGGCAACCCGGTGGAGATCGACGACGTGTTCGGCACCTTCGACACGCGTACGCGCAAGGCGTCGCAGGGGGCGCTCCAGGGCTTCGGTGACGCGTTCGCCGGCCGCGGTGAGTCCTTGAACGCGGCGATCGGGGCGCTCAACCCGTTCCTCGTGCATCTCACGCCGGTGATGCGCAACCTGGCCGACCCGTCGACGCAGCTCAACCAGTTCTTCAAGCAGATCGGCAACGCCTCGGCCGAGGTGGCGCCGGTGGCGAAGGTGCAGGCGGAGCTGTTCGGCAAGATGGCCGACACGTTCGCCGCGATCGATCACAGCCCGCCGAACCTGCAGGCGGCGATCGAGAAGGCGCCGTCCACGCTCGACACGGGCATCGCGAGCTTCAAGGTCCAGCAGCCGTTCCTTGCGGACTTCGCGGACCTCTCCCACAGGCTGCGGCCGGTGGCGTCCTCACTTCCGCACATGCTGCCGGCGCTCAACACCGCGCTGAAGTACGGCACGCCGGTGCTGCCGAAGACCGTGCCGCTCAACCAGGAGACGGGACGCCTGTTCGACGCGCTCGACCAGCTCGCGCGCAACCCGAACACCTTCCTGGCGCTCAAGGACCTCACCACCACGATCGCCGTGGGTGAGCCGCTGCTCCAGTACGTGGCTCCCTACCAGACCGTGTGCAACCAGACCGTCTACTTCTTCACCGGCCTCGGCGGCCACATGTCCGAGGACGTGAAGGGCGGAACGATCGAGCGCGTGCTGGTGCGCGACGACAACACGAGCAACCAGCCGGGCAAGCTCGGCTCGAGCGACAACTGGCGGCCCGCCGACGTGCCCCACAACGTGAGCCCGTACAGCACGAAGCTCCTGGGCGGCGACTACGCGGAGGTGCAGCACGGCCAGCCGTACGCGCCGGCCATCGACTCGGCGGGGAACGCGGACTGCCAGACCGGCCAGAACGGCTACCCCAACGGGCCGCTGCCGGCGAGCGGCACGCCCGAGTCCGGCCGCTACCCGCCGGCCAGCGAGCCGAACTTCAACCCGGACAACCCGAACGACCCGTTCTACCTGAACCAGGCCGGCGGCAGCCACAACGTGGTGGCGCCGAACACGCCCGGCCTGGCGGGCCCGACGTTCACCGGCGTCAAGAACCTGAGGGACGTGCCCTGA
- a CDS encoding MlaD family protein → MRSVSRVGRVAAIGAVLIAVVLVGIVLFGGGGGYTVNAVFQNAGQLVKGNLVEVAGVKAGSVKGISITPNGQAKVTFSVDGSYAPLPANTRAIVRQASQSGYANRYIELDLPGGPRNGQPTIRNGGTLSQAQTVATVDIDQLFNTLDPSTRKALQEFFKGSAAQYAGVTKQANLGLHYLNPALSTSSRLFNELNYDTPVLQHFLSDSAHLVTAVAQKSNDLAGLVQNLNTTTRAIGAQKAALADSIGRLPDFMRNANTTFVNLRAALNDVDPFVNASKPVAKKLKPFLDQVQPLARDARPTIASLNTVIRRPGQNNDLVELIQTLTPLAHIAVDTAQRNGAQRQGAFPESTQALKGSAPIIAFGRPYTPDLFGWFDDFSTTGDYDALGQISRTQVIFNSTSADSSGINGLPSLPGLLQVGNGGKPFPVDLQQKLLAGVNRSGQYNRCPGAGDVVAPDKSNVLSPDEQKALSCSEADRGAGNYTPGG, encoded by the coding sequence ATGCGTTCAGTCAGCCGTGTGGGTCGGGTGGCCGCCATCGGAGCGGTACTCATCGCTGTCGTGCTCGTGGGCATCGTCCTGTTCGGGGGCGGGGGCGGCTACACGGTCAACGCCGTCTTCCAGAACGCGGGCCAGCTCGTGAAGGGGAACCTCGTGGAGGTGGCCGGCGTGAAGGCGGGCTCGGTGAAGGGCATCTCCATCACGCCGAACGGGCAGGCGAAGGTCACGTTCTCCGTGGACGGCAGCTACGCCCCGCTGCCGGCGAACACGCGCGCGATCGTGCGCCAGGCGTCGCAGTCCGGCTATGCCAACCGCTACATCGAGCTGGACCTCCCGGGGGGCCCGCGCAACGGCCAGCCGACGATCAGGAACGGCGGCACCCTGAGCCAGGCGCAGACGGTGGCGACCGTCGACATCGACCAGCTCTTCAACACGCTCGACCCGAGCACGCGCAAGGCGCTACAGGAGTTCTTCAAGGGATCGGCCGCGCAGTACGCGGGCGTGACCAAGCAGGCCAATCTCGGCCTTCACTACCTCAACCCGGCGCTGTCCACCTCGAGCCGCCTGTTCAACGAGCTGAACTACGACACCCCGGTGCTCCAGCACTTCCTGTCGGACAGCGCGCACCTGGTGACCGCCGTCGCCCAGAAGAGCAACGACCTCGCCGGCCTCGTCCAGAACCTCAACACCACCACGCGCGCCATCGGCGCGCAGAAGGCCGCGCTGGCGGACTCGATCGGCCGCCTGCCGGACTTCATGCGCAACGCCAACACCACCTTCGTGAACCTGCGCGCGGCGCTGAACGACGTGGATCCGTTCGTGAACGCGTCGAAGCCAGTGGCGAAGAAGCTCAAGCCGTTCCTCGACCAGGTTCAGCCGCTCGCGCGCGACGCGCGTCCGACCATCGCGAGTCTGAACACCGTCATCCGCCGACCGGGGCAGAACAACGACCTCGTCGAGCTGATCCAGACGCTCACGCCGCTGGCACATATCGCCGTGGACACCGCCCAGCGGAACGGCGCTCAGCGCCAGGGCGCCTTCCCCGAGAGCACGCAGGCGCTCAAGGGCAGCGCGCCGATCATCGCGTTCGGCCGCCCGTACACGCCGGACCTCTTCGGCTGGTTCGACGACTTCTCCACCACGGGCGACTACGACGCGCTCGGCCAGATCTCTCGCACGCAGGTGATCTTCAACAGCACCTCCGCTGACTCGAGCGGCATCAACGGCCTCCCGTCACTCCCCGGGCTGCTCCAGGTCGGCAACGGGGGCAAGCCATTCCCGGTCGACCTCCAGCAGAAGCTGCTCGCCGGCGTCAACCGCAGCGGCCAGTACAACCGCTGCCCCGGCGCGGGCGATGTGGTGGCTCCCGACAAGTCCAACGTCCTCAGCCCGGATGAGCAGAAGGCTCTCAGCTGCTCCGAGGCCGATCGTGGCGCGGGCAACTACACGCCAGGCGGATGA